The Juglans regia cultivar Chandler chromosome 10, Walnut 2.0, whole genome shotgun sequence genome includes the window TACCTTGTCTTTGACCAGACCACCAGATGTGAAAACCCCAGCATCTTCTAAAGCCAGAAGAACCTTTTTCTGTAGACAAAAGTTTATCACACATATGAAAAGATTTAATGTTTTAAGTAAAAAAGTATAATACAGAAGCAAGAAAGCTCTACAATAGAGCAGTCTGCAGAATGAATTTTACTTCAAGCCACTAACAATTAGCTGAGACTAGGATAACACAACCCCAACCATGTTGATACTAAAATAGAAGTTTTAACAACCAAGTACGAAGCACAAACAAATTATTGTcttagattctttttttttttttttttttgtatgtatgAGGTAAATTTCATTGATGCGAATGAACTAGGCATAGCCTgtgtacacagggagtatacaaaaaATTGTCTTAGATTCTTACATGTCAACATATCCAAATTTGTCTCTATAGATGGTACAAATTTTGCAGGCCACAAGTCAGCCCAGATGATAAAGTATATGGTACCATAACATTGTAAAATCCTtgtaaaataaacatattacaAGCACAAGAAACCCAAGCAGAGGGGAAGCaggcaaaatatattttaacctcAACCATTAGTAAATACTAATAGTacactttctttttaatattctcATATTTAAGAAAATGCTAATACCGTGTTACGGTATCAGCACTGTAAAAATAGTTAACAAATTTTGAACATGGTAAACATGCAGAAAGGTACAAGAGTATGGGCACGGCAAACACATGCAGTTAAGTGCTTGAAAACTTTCCCACTGGCATTATAAAGCAAATCACGACACAGCATATTCtcagaaaaatataatattggttAACTGTCAcagaataaaatagttaaaaaggCCTGTACGCACTTCACTTTCAtcatccaaaactgtttccaTAAGATAAAGATCACAAAATTTCGTGATTTCCAACAGTACTTCCAGCACAGAGGACCTTACAGTAGCTTGTTTCTGCCATAAAAATAGTAAACAACATCAGTCTTTTTCCAGGCTGCATTTACAACAACAGAGTTCACTAAACAAAGAGTTGCATCACCTGGATCTCCTCTGGACTACTTTCCTCGAGGATCACTCCGACTAAACGACAGGTTACCTACAGACAGAGAAAAGTCTTAAATCAAATAAGCAAAACAaactataatttatatgaagCGATTTCTTTCGTAAAGTACTGAATACTAGCAAATTACCAGTGGTGATACATTTCCTACAAGCGCATTAAACCTAGACCAAAACTAAAAGTGGAAATCAAACTAGAATTTTAACGCAGTTAAACTCGGTGGAAATTAATTTCATAACAAGCAGTAGAGAGCTGAGAAGCACGTTAATAAGGGAGTGGAACAAGAGGCTTCCAATCACTTAAAACACAGAAAAAGCTGAACTCATAGGTGTTGTCTTCTAAATAAAATGATGTGGTAGTGGGCAGCAGAGAAAACTTCAGACATCCAGAACAACAGTAGCAGCCAAATTTACAAATGTAGTCACATTTCAGATGGAAGCTTTAGCtgatataaaacaaataaaccaaGAGATTCAAGAATTCCTCAGCAATAATGGTGGGAAGATAGTATCTTGAGACTTGAAGCACACCTTGCATTTAATGTACATCGATCCACagctcactatatatatacacacatgaaCACTCTAGTTCCaaatgcaaatattatttcaacaGTCAGATAATCACACTCTTGTTCTTGAAATCCGTTTAACACCATAATCTGGTGTATCAAACCTAAACCAGAAAAGAGTCAGTTACAGACTTGCTTTATTGAAAGTAGGTGTTAAATTTAGTAGGACATGGTATTGaggaaataactttttaatGTGTGAACGTCTACTGGTGTTTGCTCATAAGAAAAAGGAATATCTATTGGTGTTACTTTGCTATCTTCTACCCCTTAATTCCACTACCATATCTTAGATAAggaatatacatttttttttatcggtaaacaaatttttgttGATCAAAAGAAGGCAaatgcccaagtatacgggacatagaGCAACGCCCATGCGTGCTAGTTTAGAGAGATAAGGAATATACAAttatacgtgtatatatatctcattGTGCTTTGCCATGTTATCAAAAAAATCATTAGGCTTTCTATTCATATTGAATAGGGAAATTAGTCACTCCTCGTACTTCAAAGCATTACCAAATTTTCTTAAGcttttaactttattaaataGATCCTTGAAGTTTAAGCTGTTATCAAATTGATCATTCTGTCTATATTCTGTTGATTTTTCTAACACAATGCTAATAAAATGCCAATTATTCCCTCAAAGAAAAGATTTTTCAACAAAACAAGGATCTCCACAACCGTGGAGGGGCATTGAGGTCTATGGCTCACGACCTCCATGGTCTCTATTTCTTGGGGTGGGCATTTCACAagcattttgttaaaaaaaactcGAGAGAATAAAGATGGAATGGTCTATTTGATAATGGCTAATACCaaaaaatagtctaatctgcTTAAAAAAGATACTAAAGGTTTTAAACCCAAGTCTTCTCACATATAGCCTATTCGTgcaaatttcacattttatacAAGTAATCTAACCTCTTAAGCAAATTAACTCGAAGTCAAACCTTTGAGAAATCCTTCTATTATAACATTTCTTGGTTATATTCTtcaagtatttattattataatacttGGTCGATTATATGCTCCGCATATCATAGAAGCTTATGATTCCCATCTGAAAGCCACACTGCCCTTCAAAAGCTTAATGAGTTATAAAACCTAAACCTAGAAAGAAACATCAAAAACATTATTGCAACCAATCAAAAACCAACTTGTCGCAGATTGTTAGTAGGTGGACTTCATAATTTAATATCTTTGCTTATAGTTTTTGGTATCTTGTTTTCCTAAAGAATATTGCGAGGTTGTCATAAAGCATAAGAACTAAACATTGGAGACTGTGAATTGCTGAAACTTATCAGCATCGGTGATATTCTATAACATTGTCCATGCATTATACATGAACTGTGTGAATTtaacttaggcctcgtttgttttcacaatcacaactattctcatctcatctcatttcatctcatctaataatcATTACCACTTTTAcaaattcacacacaaaataaaataaacaattcaaatttttcaaatctcaaagcaaaaataatattaaaaaaatatattctaacaatattttattcaactttcaacttttatctcaactcatctcatttcatatgcgaaaacaaatgaagcttattatattaatttacttCAGAACACTTGAtacaaagaaaatcaaagaatcCTCCACCCAGCATATTTGATTGGTAAATCTATAGGCAGGCAACAGTTCCGTCCTTCATGGCCATTGAACTTTTTTACAATATCTTCACCAAAATAGAGAAATCACTTATTTTCACGTTGACAAAGAAAAGGACAAGATTGATTATTATGgattttagtttaaattttgtGGCTGTTTGAGAACCATTACTACGTCCTTAAGCCTTCCTGTAAATAATATGTCTGTGATAACAAAAACAACATAATCTTGGTTAGGTAACAAGACTATCATAAAGCATCTGCCAATTACCTTTCTTCCCTCACTCAGTTTCTGCCTTACAATTTGCCCCAAAGTTGGCTGAAAAAGGGGAAATTAGCAACTTAAGATAAATCATGCCAACGTAAagtaatatataattcaaatgtAGTGTAAAATAACTCAACACTAACCTTTACCGACTGAAAGAACTCATCAACAACATTTTGCGCTCTCGAATTCTCCAAGGATGAAGAAATTCCAGGAAGTAGTGGATTTGCATTCGAAAGCGTATTAACACCAGAACTGCTAGGTGTACCGGCTTGCCGTTTGGGTTGCCTTCTTCGAGGTTGATTAGGTGATCTCAAAAGCCTCCAAGTGAAGACTATTGCAATAGCAAGCCCCGCAATGGCCCCAACAGATCGTGAATTCTGTTACCATGTTGAAAGTGGTGAGAAACACCAAATCATTCCAGATAGAAATCTGTGTAGGGGATAATCCCTAATCACAAGATAAAAACTAACAATATATTGAATCCATGTAATGTTACATTGAAGGAAGGCCTGtagaaacttatttttatttgatgtctAGAAATCAAAATAAGTTGTTTGACATgcaacttatcaaaaaacttatttttatgtCTAGacatcatttctttctttcattacctcttcctttcttttgatAGCACACGAGTAACCAATATACTTTTTATAGAGTTTCATTAAGCTTACCAAACTTTGGTTATAGGTCCATCAGGCTTCAACTCCCTCCTAATTTTGGGAACAATTACTAGAATAAACATGCCAAGGACTTGATGCCATGTTTAGCCTACTGAATGGTGCAATAGCAACCTTACTGATCGGGCATTGCATAGTCCTactatcaatgaaataattCCAAACTCCTTAACACTCAAAAGTACGAAGTGCACAGATATGTGAAAACAATATGATCCTCAAGACACCGATTCAAATAAGCTTGGTAAAGTactaaaagtgttaaaaaaaattcaagtagTTCCACTAGCACAAGATTACTCCTTTAACCATGTCAGCAATGCCTTAACACTGCCCTCTATCTTCTGTTCTGCTTGGCTTGCAACAAAGAGCTTGACTTTCAAGTAGTATTAGGGAGGTCAAGATTTTAACTAATATGGACAAATATAATGTctccaaacaaatataaaatatggtgaaagaaaaagattatttttgtatccaaTTCTATCCTCAAGTAATGACCACTAGGCCtcactaactcaaattcaaATGCGATACAGCTTAATATTTTCGCTAAAACGACAGAAAGATTAATTAAAACCATCAAATCTTGTGAGAATCTATCTTTTTTCAGGCAATCTATAACaccaaaatatatagattttcttTATCAGAAACAGCCATAATTGTCAATCAATGTTCGTTTGTAAATCAATGTTTCTTAGAGAATCTAAACCAGGAAGTAATATTCAAGCAAGAACCTAATTCGGAAAAACTAAAACTATAGCATGAGGTAATAAAAACCATTAGGTTACTGGAAACAT containing:
- the LOC108984393 gene encoding peroxisome biogenesis protein 22-like isoform X1, with the translated sequence MAESSKQELVQLMKRFGAYLTVKISKLLPISLQNLNSRSVGAIAGLAIAIVFTWRLLRSPNQPRRRQPKRQAGTPSSSGVNTLSNANPLLPGISSSLENSRAQNVVDEFFQSVKPTLGQIVRQKLSEGRKVTCRLVGVILEESSPEEIQKQATVRSSVLEVLLEITKFCDLYLMETVLDDESEKKVLLALEDAGVFTSGGLVKDKVLFCSTEIGRSSFVRQLEPDWHIDSNPEIISQLARFIKYQLHISPTKPERTAPNVFSAPSLEQFFGCV
- the LOC108984393 gene encoding peroxisome biogenesis protein 22-like isoform X2, encoding MAESSKQELVQLMKRFGAYLTVKISKLLPISLQNLNSRSVGAIAGLAIAIVFTWRLLRSPNQPRRRQPKRQAGTPSSSGVNTLSNANPLLPGISSSLENSRAQNVVDEFFQSVKPTLGQIVRQKLSEGRKVTCRLVGVILEESSPEEIQKQATKKVLLALEDAGVFTSGGLVKDKVLFCSTEIGRSSFVRQLEPDWHIDSNPEIISQLARFIKYQLHISPTKPERTAPNVFSAPSLEQFFGCV